The genomic segment ACCTGGCGCGCATGCTCAAGGAAGAGGCGATCGGCAAGAACTTCTTCGACGAAGTGGCGCCGTGCACCAAGGTGCAGGCGTTCCACGGCCGCTTCCGCGAGGGCGTGGCGGCGAAGAGCCTCAACACCTCCTTCAACTACCAGTTCCGCTTCAAGGACGGCCGGCAGAAGGACGTGGTGATCTCGATGTTCTACAGCACGAGCACGGAATCGGTGTGGGTGCTGGTGCAGCGGCCCTGAGAGTGCGTAAGTGCGTCAGTGCGTGAGTGCGTTTCAACCCGGCGCACTTACGCACTCACGCACTAACGCACTTCTGTTTGCCGGAGGAAGGATGGCGAAGCGGGAATGGCCGAGGCGCCTTGGATTCGCCGTCAAGGTGGTGGGGCGCGAGGGGCTCAAGAGCAACGATGCGCGGAAGTGGCAGTCGAACCCGCACCTGCGCGTCTCCATCGACTACCTGCACCCGA from the Longimicrobium sp. genome contains:
- a CDS encoding PAS domain-containing protein; the encoded protein is MLSTVQSPTGLLEKADVLTETELDTLPVGMIQLNRDGTVLKFNQTESDLARMLKEEAIGKNFFDEVAPCTKVQAFHGRFREGVAAKSLNTSFNYQFRFKDGRQKDVVISMFYSTSTESVWVLVQRP